A part of Arthrobacter dokdonellae genomic DNA contains:
- a CDS encoding SIS domain-containing protein has protein sequence MYRITESAVELAAGSEATTREIAQQPEVWRETALLLAERNEYLQSFLAPLLGRPDLRILLTGAGTSAFAGSIAAPALARMLHRRVDAIATTDLVSNPMEFFAEDVPTLLVSLARSGNSPESTAATGLADQVLTDVSHLVLTCSEDGRLYRDHHDRPKSCVVLMPAMANDEGFAMTSSFTTMLLSCLLILGGPNDEAVDAMATTAQRLIDSTQGAVRELVSAGHQRVVFLGSGPLAGLARESALKLLELTAGKIVAYHDSSLGFRHGPKAILNDETLVLVYVSSDPYTRSYDLDIIAELKTALPAGSVVAVSALALTEQQTPTWNLSELKDLDDAFLAPVFVLIAQLLGLAYSLHLGLTPDNPFPGGNVNRVVKGVLIHPLTRTETGNAG, from the coding sequence TTGTACAGGATCACCGAATCCGCTGTCGAGCTCGCTGCAGGATCTGAAGCAACTACTCGCGAAATCGCGCAGCAGCCAGAAGTATGGCGTGAAACTGCCCTTCTTCTCGCCGAACGCAACGAATATTTGCAATCATTCCTCGCCCCGTTATTAGGGCGACCCGATCTGCGCATCCTGCTCACCGGAGCGGGCACATCCGCTTTCGCAGGCAGCATCGCAGCGCCAGCGCTGGCACGCATGCTCCACCGCCGGGTTGACGCAATAGCCACCACCGACCTCGTCTCTAACCCAATGGAGTTTTTTGCCGAAGATGTCCCAACACTACTGGTCTCCTTGGCCCGCTCTGGCAACAGTCCGGAGAGCACTGCCGCTACCGGTTTGGCCGACCAAGTCCTCACCGACGTCAGTCACCTAGTCCTAACATGTAGCGAGGACGGGCGGCTCTATCGAGACCACCACGACCGCCCCAAATCCTGCGTCGTGCTCATGCCGGCCATGGCGAACGACGAGGGGTTCGCAATGACCTCAAGCTTTACCACGATGCTTTTGTCTTGCCTGTTGATCCTGGGTGGTCCTAACGACGAGGCAGTGGATGCGATGGCCACAACTGCGCAACGACTCATCGATTCTACGCAGGGCGCCGTTCGAGAACTGGTCTCGGCCGGGCACCAACGTGTGGTCTTTCTCGGGAGCGGCCCACTGGCAGGACTCGCCAGAGAATCCGCGTTGAAACTCCTTGAACTGACGGCCGGGAAAATTGTCGCTTACCATGACTCTTCCTTAGGCTTCCGGCACGGACCCAAAGCGATCCTCAACGACGAGACCCTAGTACTTGTGTACGTGTCCTCCGACCCCTACACGCGCTCCTACGACCTCGACATCATCGCCGAGTTGAAAACGGCCCTTCCCGCAGGCAGTGTCGTCGCAGTTTCCGCCTTGGCCCTCACGGAACAACAAACGCCCACATGGAATCTGTCCGAACTCAAAGACCTAGACGACGCATTTCTCGCACCAGTTTTCGTCTTGATCGCTCAACTCTTAGGGCTGGCCTATTCCCTTCACTTGGGGCTAACCCCTGACAACCCCTTCCCTGGCGGCAATGTGAATCGGGTGGTGAAGGGAGTGCTCATTCATCCACTGACTCGAACTGAAACTGGTAATGCCGGTTAG
- a CDS encoding carbohydrate ABC transporter permease, translated as MKQRTPIARRLGIAFILLWSLVPLYWAFNISLQTDAQASSKPSNYVPPTASLHNYASLLFGNGDLAQSVRQSAVNITIECSAATVVTIIVATLSAYAFARMKFRGRNVLFYAVLATMAFPAYATLIPLYQILTTFGLVNTYTGIVLVYVSGFLPLATWILYNYMSSLPIALEEAGNVDGANRMQVLWHIVLPLARPGVISTAIITFLFAWGQFLFPLVLSSDLSTQPLTVVIASLQGRHLVPYTLLNAAGVLALAVPAAIALILNRYIVSGLLTGSVK; from the coding sequence ATGAAACAACGTACCCCCATAGCCCGCAGGCTCGGCATTGCCTTCATCCTTCTGTGGTCACTCGTCCCGCTGTACTGGGCTTTCAATATCAGTCTCCAGACGGACGCGCAAGCCAGCTCAAAGCCATCAAATTATGTGCCCCCGACAGCGTCACTACACAATTATGCTTCGCTGTTATTTGGGAACGGGGATCTAGCACAATCCGTTCGCCAGTCTGCCGTGAATATAACCATTGAGTGCTCTGCTGCAACAGTCGTGACCATCATTGTTGCAACACTGTCAGCGTACGCATTTGCACGGATGAAATTCAGGGGACGGAACGTACTATTTTACGCGGTCCTTGCGACAATGGCCTTTCCGGCCTATGCAACTCTGATCCCGCTTTACCAAATCCTGACGACATTCGGCCTCGTCAACACCTACACCGGTATCGTCCTAGTATACGTGTCAGGGTTTCTTCCCCTCGCAACGTGGATCCTCTACAATTACATGTCGAGCCTTCCCATAGCTTTGGAAGAAGCCGGAAATGTCGACGGTGCAAACAGGATGCAGGTCCTTTGGCACATTGTCCTGCCCTTGGCGAGGCCAGGCGTGATTTCGACAGCGATTATTACTTTCCTGTTTGCGTGGGGCCAATTCCTCTTCCCGCTCGTGCTCTCAAGCGACCTTTCTACGCAGCCCCTAACCGTCGTGATCGCTTCCCTTCAAGGACGCCACCTCGTCCCCTACACGTTGCTGAATGCGGCTGGCGTTCTGGCATTGGCCGTCCCTGCCGCAATCGCCCTCATTCTCAACCGGTACATAGTCAGCGGTCTCCTCACTGGAAGCGTGAAGTGA
- a CDS encoding amidohydrolase: MSHADLLFAHGAVHTMDTANPRSHALAVKDGRIMALGDEALQLRGPGTEVIDLAGRALLPGFQDAHVHPLMGGLQMVSCDLSESHSWTDYHRIIAGYARANPDREWIEGAGWYGDVFDGGFPRRDLLDELVPDRPCYFMSHDAHGAWVNSLAMELAGITDSTPDPDGGIIARDATGRATGMLIENAAEMVSRLIPPHQQEHVRGALLAAQAFLHSKGVTAWQDAAVGDALGVPDVFGHYLALEEQGLLTATVTGALWWHRDQGLEQLDFFRERRSRAQGRFRATAVKLMLDGVCENLTAAMTRPYRGHPHEKGMTLIEPEVLCSITRALDAAGFDLHLHAVGDQAVRDSLAALDLPRRSGWDPRHQVAHLDIIDGHDLEKFARIGAIANIQPLWARQDPVLVDTKLPYLDAGHQGMHFAFESLHRAGVRLAIGSDWPVSSPDPMWGVHTAVNRTAPPADPHASDERSQHDPLLPHEAIALDAALHAATSGAAYANRLDADRGRLRAGMVADLVVLDSDPYEVPASELGSVQAEQTFVDGSRVYQKS; encoded by the coding sequence ATGTCCCACGCCGACCTGCTGTTCGCCCATGGAGCCGTGCACACCATGGACACCGCCAACCCCCGCAGCCACGCCCTGGCGGTAAAAGATGGGAGGATCATGGCGCTGGGCGATGAGGCGCTGCAATTGCGCGGCCCCGGGACCGAAGTGATCGATCTCGCCGGCAGGGCTTTGCTTCCCGGGTTCCAGGACGCCCACGTCCATCCGCTGATGGGCGGGTTGCAGATGGTCTCCTGCGATCTTTCCGAATCCCACTCATGGACGGACTATCACAGGATCATCGCCGGCTACGCTCGCGCCAACCCGGACCGTGAATGGATCGAGGGGGCGGGTTGGTACGGGGACGTCTTCGACGGCGGCTTCCCACGCCGGGACCTGCTCGACGAGTTGGTCCCGGACCGTCCGTGCTACTTCATGAGCCATGATGCCCATGGTGCCTGGGTCAACTCCCTGGCGATGGAGCTGGCCGGCATCACCGACTCGACGCCCGACCCCGACGGGGGAATCATCGCCCGTGATGCAACGGGCAGGGCGACGGGCATGCTCATCGAAAATGCCGCCGAAATGGTCTCCCGGCTGATACCGCCACACCAGCAGGAGCATGTTCGCGGCGCATTGTTGGCGGCTCAGGCGTTTCTGCATTCCAAGGGTGTCACGGCCTGGCAGGATGCGGCGGTGGGGGACGCCCTCGGCGTCCCAGACGTCTTCGGCCACTACCTGGCACTGGAAGAACAGGGATTGCTGACCGCCACCGTGACGGGGGCCTTGTGGTGGCACAGGGACCAAGGTCTTGAACAGCTTGATTTCTTCCGCGAACGCCGGTCCCGCGCCCAGGGTCGATTCAGGGCTACGGCGGTGAAGCTCATGCTTGACGGCGTGTGCGAAAATCTGACCGCGGCCATGACACGTCCATACCGGGGGCATCCGCATGAAAAGGGCATGACGCTGATCGAGCCCGAGGTCCTGTGTTCAATCACGCGGGCCCTGGATGCTGCAGGATTCGACTTGCACCTGCATGCCGTAGGGGACCAAGCGGTCCGGGACAGCCTGGCCGCCCTGGATCTTCCGCGTCGCAGCGGATGGGACCCCCGCCATCAAGTGGCCCACCTGGACATCATTGATGGGCACGATCTCGAGAAATTCGCCCGGATCGGCGCGATCGCCAACATCCAGCCCCTGTGGGCCCGCCAGGACCCGGTGCTGGTGGACACCAAGCTGCCATACCTGGATGCCGGTCACCAGGGCATGCACTTTGCCTTCGAATCGCTCCATCGGGCCGGGGTCCGGCTCGCCATTGGCAGTGACTGGCCGGTGTCCAGTCCCGACCCGATGTGGGGGGTGCACACGGCCGTGAACCGCACCGCACCTCCTGCCGACCCACATGCGTCAGACGAGCGCTCCCAGCACGATCCCCTGCTCCCACATGAGGCGATTGCCTTGGATGCGGCCCTGCATGCCGCGACCAGCGGCGCGGCCTATGCCAACCGGCTGGACGCCGACCGCGGCCGTCTGCGAGCGGGCATGGTCGCCGATCTTGTCGTCCTGGACAGCGACCCCTATGAAGTGCCGGCCTCCGAACTGGGGTCGGTGCAGGCAGAACAGACATTTGTGGATGGATCGCGGGTCTATCAAAAAAGTTAG
- a CDS encoding purine-cytosine permease family protein, which yields MSTKQKSRLFEIEQESIAPIPENARHGKARELFTIWFGMNMTPLTVVTGATATTLLGLPLLPSILAILLGHALGGIGMALHAAQGPALGVPQMLQARGQFGSKGASLIVAVAIVMFVGYFSSNLIISAHSITTLVPGANSSVLIIGCAALSFVIAAFGYNLVRKVTQLGAVIVGALVLVSFVALFLNGDFWGNVTAGTFSWPGFLAMLAIGIVWQLTYAPYVSDYSRYMPAKSGTKGAFWGTYLGCVTSSALLMVLGASVGLAVKGADTMAGLHGILGPILGLVVLVCFALVAASGNAVNAYCSALCALTLVETFRSGWRPGAKARLVTSVVLHLVGVGLALTAATNFASSYFSFLSILLYVLIPWSAVNLVDYYIIRHGSYAVSEFYAADGGRYGRWNAGALLVFFVGVAAQIPFMSTPFYTGPVARAMNGIDIAWFVGLTVSAVAYIAIAKLAPAMVRMAIPGTPVPALRK from the coding sequence ATGAGTACCAAGCAAAAATCCCGGCTCTTTGAAATCGAGCAAGAATCCATTGCGCCCATTCCAGAGAACGCCCGTCACGGCAAGGCCCGGGAACTGTTCACCATTTGGTTCGGGATGAACATGACGCCGCTGACTGTCGTCACCGGAGCCACCGCCACGACCCTGCTGGGACTTCCCCTGCTGCCCTCGATTCTCGCCATCCTGCTAGGGCATGCACTGGGCGGGATCGGAATGGCGTTGCATGCCGCACAGGGTCCCGCGTTGGGCGTTCCGCAAATGTTGCAGGCCCGCGGCCAGTTCGGATCCAAGGGGGCCAGCCTGATCGTGGCAGTGGCAATCGTGATGTTCGTCGGATACTTCTCCTCCAACCTCATCATCTCCGCCCACTCGATCACCACACTGGTGCCCGGTGCGAACAGTTCGGTCTTGATCATCGGTTGCGCCGCACTGAGTTTCGTCATTGCCGCCTTTGGCTACAACCTGGTCCGCAAGGTCACCCAGCTGGGTGCCGTCATCGTCGGCGCCCTTGTCCTGGTCTCGTTCGTTGCCTTGTTCCTCAACGGGGACTTCTGGGGCAACGTCACGGCCGGGACCTTTTCCTGGCCGGGATTTTTGGCCATGCTGGCCATCGGCATCGTCTGGCAGCTGACCTACGCACCCTACGTTTCCGACTACTCCCGCTACATGCCCGCCAAGTCGGGCACGAAGGGCGCGTTCTGGGGAACCTATCTTGGCTGTGTCACCTCCAGCGCGCTGTTGATGGTCCTCGGGGCCTCTGTCGGATTGGCCGTCAAAGGTGCCGATACGATGGCCGGCCTTCACGGCATCCTGGGGCCGATCCTGGGTCTGGTGGTCTTGGTGTGCTTCGCTCTCGTTGCAGCGTCGGGCAATGCCGTCAACGCCTACTGCAGTGCGCTGTGTGCGCTGACGCTGGTCGAAACGTTCCGCAGCGGGTGGCGTCCCGGGGCCAAGGCCCGCTTGGTCACCTCGGTGGTCCTGCACCTGGTGGGGGTCGGGCTGGCGTTGACCGCGGCCACCAACTTCGCATCGTCCTACTTCAGCTTCCTGAGCATACTGCTCTACGTTTTGATCCCCTGGTCGGCCGTGAACCTCGTTGACTACTACATCATCCGCCACGGCTCATACGCGGTTTCGGAGTTTTACGCTGCCGACGGCGGCCGCTACGGTAGGTGGAACGCCGGTGCACTGTTGGTGTTCTTCGTTGGGGTGGCGGCCCAGATCCCCTTCATGTCGACGCCGTTTTACACGGGCCCGGTGGCCAGGGCCATGAACGGCATTGACATCGCCTGGTTTGTCGGCCTGACGGTCAGCGCCGTCGCGTATATAGCCATTGCCAAGCTGGCTCCGGCCATGGTGCGCATGGCCATTCCCGGCACCCCCGTCCCAGCCCTCAGGAAGTAA
- a CDS encoding ROK family protein produces MTEHDSHEPMIALDVGGTAMKGAVLQSDGRVREYRRWATPRADGPEAVVNAVMTAIDDLITQAPDARSVGLVVPGLVDDQAGVAIYSENIGWRDVPFREMLMNRTGISVGFGHDVRAGGLAERVLGAAQGANDVLFMPIGTGISGAMYVEGRSIDNKFAGEIGHIDAGTGEICACGATGCLETIATGPSIARRYNALTDSSVTGAKPVVERMLAGDGTATRVWEEAVEAIAHVLVQYVTLLSPELIVIGGGLSAAGDHLLEPLSASLHRRLVWQEQPRIVPAALGDNAACLGAGILARQALSDPAVRLGL; encoded by the coding sequence ATGACTGAGCATGATTCCCACGAACCTATGATCGCGCTTGACGTGGGGGGAACAGCAATGAAAGGTGCAGTCTTACAGAGCGACGGTCGTGTAAGGGAATACCGCCGTTGGGCCACGCCGCGTGCGGATGGCCCGGAAGCCGTTGTAAATGCCGTGATGACCGCGATCGACGACCTCATCACCCAAGCCCCAGATGCCCGCTCTGTAGGACTTGTCGTCCCGGGACTGGTGGATGATCAGGCCGGAGTCGCGATCTATTCCGAGAACATTGGCTGGCGCGACGTACCGTTTCGAGAGATGCTGATGAACCGCACCGGCATCAGCGTCGGATTTGGTCATGACGTGAGGGCGGGAGGCCTGGCCGAGCGCGTCCTAGGCGCAGCCCAGGGGGCCAACGACGTTCTTTTCATGCCCATTGGCACTGGTATTTCAGGTGCCATGTATGTCGAGGGTCGATCCATCGATAACAAGTTCGCTGGCGAGATCGGCCACATTGACGCTGGCACCGGAGAAATATGTGCCTGCGGAGCAACGGGTTGCCTAGAGACTATCGCTACTGGCCCCTCCATCGCCCGACGCTACAACGCACTGACGGATTCCTCGGTCACAGGGGCTAAACCTGTCGTGGAACGCATGCTTGCGGGCGACGGAACCGCTACTCGGGTATGGGAAGAAGCCGTCGAAGCCATCGCTCACGTTTTGGTCCAGTACGTGACCCTTTTGTCTCCCGAATTGATCGTCATTGGTGGAGGCCTCTCAGCGGCAGGGGATCATTTACTGGAACCGCTTAGCGCTTCGCTTCACCGTCGCCTCGTATGGCAAGAGCAACCACGTATCGTTCCCGCGGCACTGGGGGACAACGCCGCATGTCTTGGCGCCGGCATACTGGCCCGTCAAGCCTTGTCGGACCCAGCGGTGCGACTGGGACTCTGA
- a CDS encoding ABC transporter substrate-binding protein, whose protein sequence is MISMRIGRRGAALIASAAALSLMAAGCSGGSTAASTQTSGVTITVALFGAPPPQSSLDAFTKSTGITVKWSTVDWDSLQTKIAAAATSNTYFADATDVDWSRVGQEGKLGWFLPMEKYIDEPAYAADMPQLDSFKSSGHLVGVPFDSSFLVTTVNKKMFAKAGIATMPTTMDQYTSDLQKIKSTGVSQTPLNIPFAAAEGLSTYWYQTTEAFGGTVLDGQGKPQFEAPDSAGYKAATWMVNALKTGLVPAGNINVSDSQGQQTLMAKGVVASTFADYSGNLGSLYEVPSSSSVAGQVEYLPTPGVSGTTANVSNPDGIGIPKTAKYPQAAAKFIEWFTSAQNQADFAGANGPAKVMPGYFLPSRLSGLAKLTAKGNLVGGKELTTMLKSSKPVFPDGAPTWYPQFSNAVYTNLHAAATGSMTVDAAMKAIAATATSLSSK, encoded by the coding sequence ATGATATCGATGCGAATTGGTCGAAGAGGTGCCGCGCTCATCGCCAGTGCCGCCGCCCTCAGCTTGATGGCGGCAGGGTGCAGCGGCGGTAGTACTGCTGCTTCAACTCAAACCAGTGGGGTTACGATCACGGTGGCTCTCTTCGGCGCCCCGCCGCCTCAAAGTTCTCTGGATGCGTTCACGAAGAGTACGGGTATCACTGTTAAGTGGTCGACGGTCGACTGGGACAGTTTGCAGACGAAGATCGCTGCGGCGGCGACCTCCAATACTTACTTTGCCGATGCGACCGACGTTGACTGGTCCAGGGTCGGACAGGAGGGCAAGCTTGGTTGGTTCCTTCCGATGGAAAAGTACATCGACGAGCCCGCCTATGCTGCGGACATGCCGCAGTTGGATTCGTTTAAATCCAGTGGACATCTCGTTGGTGTGCCGTTTGATTCGTCATTCCTTGTGACGACAGTGAACAAGAAGATGTTTGCTAAGGCGGGCATCGCAACCATGCCGACAACGATGGATCAGTACACAAGTGACCTTCAGAAAATCAAGAGCACAGGTGTTTCTCAGACTCCACTGAACATCCCATTTGCAGCTGCCGAGGGCCTTTCCACCTACTGGTACCAGACCACGGAGGCATTCGGTGGAACGGTCTTGGACGGGCAGGGTAAGCCGCAGTTCGAGGCACCTGACTCAGCCGGGTACAAGGCAGCCACGTGGATGGTCAATGCGCTCAAGACTGGCTTGGTCCCCGCCGGCAATATCAACGTCAGCGACAGCCAAGGCCAGCAGACGCTCATGGCTAAGGGCGTAGTGGCGAGCACTTTCGCAGACTACTCGGGGAACTTGGGGAGCCTTTATGAAGTGCCTTCGTCCTCCTCTGTCGCGGGACAGGTCGAGTACCTGCCAACGCCGGGCGTGAGCGGTACGACTGCGAATGTCAGCAACCCGGATGGCATAGGAATCCCGAAGACCGCGAAGTATCCGCAGGCCGCTGCCAAGTTCATCGAGTGGTTCACTTCGGCCCAGAACCAGGCGGATTTCGCGGGTGCGAACGGACCGGCCAAGGTCATGCCGGGGTACTTCCTTCCGTCTCGCCTGTCGGGATTGGCGAAGCTCACAGCCAAGGGCAACCTTGTCGGCGGGAAGGAACTGACGACAATGCTCAAGTCCAGCAAGCCCGTGTTTCCTGATGGCGCTCCGACCTGGTATCCGCAGTTCTCCAACGCTGTTTACACGAATCTCCACGCAGCCGCGACAGGCTCAATGACTGTTGACGCTGCCATGAAAGCCATCGCGGCCACAGCGACCAGCCTGTCAAGTAAGTAG
- a CDS encoding DeoR/GlpR family DNA-binding transcription regulator — protein MLRKQRLNGIVSAVVEAGNADVATLAGNFNVSEATIRRDLALLEEQRLVSRTRGGAATNSAFNDLPLNYKSAQDLPEKRRIAEYALRYLKGARVIGMTGGTTATEFARGLMDRDGLGVVTNALNIAISLLANPALRVYVAGGEARSSSQETIGPMAESFLSDYNVDVAFLGVDGVDPEAGCTNYDPIGARVNRALQERARMTVVLADATKISRVTLAQVCKMSEIDVLITDNRAPLDIVERIRNQGCKVICV, from the coding sequence ATGCTTCGTAAACAACGATTGAATGGCATTGTCTCGGCGGTAGTCGAGGCTGGCAACGCCGATGTCGCCACCCTGGCAGGGAACTTCAACGTGTCGGAGGCAACAATCCGACGTGACCTCGCTCTCCTGGAAGAGCAGCGGCTCGTCAGTCGCACACGAGGGGGAGCCGCAACAAATTCGGCCTTCAACGACTTGCCCCTGAACTACAAGTCGGCCCAGGACCTCCCCGAAAAAAGACGAATCGCCGAGTACGCCCTGCGATATCTCAAAGGTGCTCGCGTCATCGGAATGACCGGCGGCACGACAGCCACGGAGTTCGCGCGCGGACTAATGGACAGGGACGGTCTCGGGGTGGTCACCAACGCCCTGAATATTGCCATCAGCCTCCTCGCCAACCCAGCATTGCGCGTGTACGTGGCCGGAGGTGAAGCTCGCTCTAGCAGTCAAGAGACGATTGGCCCGATGGCGGAGTCGTTTCTTTCGGACTACAACGTGGATGTTGCATTCCTCGGAGTGGACGGGGTAGATCCCGAAGCAGGCTGTACCAACTACGACCCCATTGGCGCTCGAGTCAATCGCGCACTCCAAGAACGGGCACGCATGACCGTAGTCTTGGCAGACGCCACCAAGATCTCACGAGTCACTCTGGCCCAGGTATGCAAAATGTCAGAAATCGATGTTCTCATCACCGACAACAGGGCACCACTGGACATCGTCGAGCGAATTAGAAATCAAGGATGCAAAGTAATTTGCGTCTGA
- a CDS encoding APC family permease: protein MEHPTSSTLLAQEQTKHLQKSLGRMDILLLVIAAVISIEVLGQVSGFGGETFTWTLILAVTFMIPYGLIFAETGGAFAEEGGVYIWTKMAFGRVTAAVAALFTWVTQPVWVGGAMAFVAVETWSEYVYPIHAGGVGDYLFKLGFIWITVTSAVISLKHGKWLPSLGAILKVVFLAFFLVVTAVYGFQHGFNGLDLKFFSPTMAGFLGVTPLLLFSFLGFESGNSAAGEMKNPAKDVPISIARTSLLAAASYLLPILAILLVVPLDQITGIGGLFGAIATVFTVFGSAAPLMLAISAVVFCFVLVSQGGAWMIISDRMQAMAAADGSFFGGFFGRFHPKLGTPIRVNTLSGIVATIFMLAAMQLTGSSSALFGVVLTISISTFLLSYLIAIPAVVRLRTQYPSVVRPFRVPVSDTGFKVLGGICLTWIAIGSWVAVFPGTLERVFGIKYDFEGVWGLSQPAFETFALGTLGSIMLLGILGYIFGKKVRGEMQNDSSNDVDLPEAVPAIDLQS, encoded by the coding sequence ATGGAACACCCCACTTCATCCACACTTCTTGCGCAAGAGCAGACCAAGCATCTGCAAAAATCCCTCGGACGCATGGACATACTCCTGCTCGTCATCGCAGCCGTTATCTCGATCGAGGTCCTGGGCCAAGTTTCCGGCTTTGGCGGCGAGACATTCACCTGGACGCTCATACTGGCGGTGACCTTCATGATTCCCTACGGACTGATCTTCGCCGAGACGGGCGGGGCGTTCGCCGAGGAAGGCGGTGTCTACATCTGGACCAAGATGGCGTTTGGCCGGGTGACCGCCGCCGTCGCGGCGCTCTTTACGTGGGTGACCCAGCCGGTATGGGTTGGCGGGGCCATGGCGTTCGTGGCGGTTGAGACCTGGAGCGAATATGTGTACCCGATCCACGCCGGCGGGGTGGGGGACTACCTTTTCAAGCTCGGCTTCATCTGGATCACCGTGACATCGGCCGTCATCAGCCTCAAACACGGCAAGTGGCTTCCCTCACTCGGGGCGATTCTGAAAGTCGTGTTCCTTGCCTTCTTCCTCGTGGTCACTGCCGTTTACGGGTTCCAGCACGGATTCAACGGCCTTGACCTCAAGTTCTTCTCGCCCACCATGGCAGGTTTCCTCGGCGTCACACCGTTGCTGCTCTTCTCCTTCCTGGGCTTCGAATCCGGGAACAGCGCGGCGGGAGAGATGAAGAACCCCGCGAAGGACGTGCCGATCTCCATCGCCCGGACCTCACTGCTTGCCGCAGCAAGCTACCTGCTGCCGATACTGGCCATCTTGCTGGTGGTGCCACTGGACCAGATCACCGGCATCGGAGGCCTCTTCGGGGCCATTGCTACCGTCTTCACGGTCTTTGGATCCGCAGCACCTCTAATGCTCGCCATCTCAGCGGTCGTCTTCTGTTTCGTCCTGGTTTCCCAGGGCGGGGCCTGGATGATCATCAGCGACCGCATGCAGGCCATGGCTGCCGCTGACGGCTCCTTTTTTGGCGGCTTTTTCGGGCGCTTTCACCCCAAGCTGGGGACACCGATTCGCGTGAACACGCTCTCCGGCATCGTGGCAACCATCTTCATGCTCGCCGCCATGCAGTTGACCGGGTCAAGCAGCGCACTGTTCGGGGTCGTGCTGACGATTTCGATCTCCACCTTCCTGCTCAGCTACCTGATTGCGATTCCTGCCGTTGTCCGGCTGCGCACCCAGTACCCCTCGGTGGTGCGTCCGTTCAGGGTTCCGGTGTCTGACACCGGGTTTAAGGTCCTCGGCGGCATTTGCCTCACCTGGATCGCGATTGGCTCTTGGGTTGCTGTGTTCCCGGGTACCCTCGAGCGGGTATTCGGCATTAAATACGACTTCGAAGGGGTTTGGGGCTTGTCGCAGCCGGCGTTTGAGACCTTTGCTCTCGGGACGCTGGGAAGCATCATGCTCCTGGGCATCCTCGGCTACATCTTTGGCAAAAAGGTCCGGGGGGAAATGCAAAACGATTCTTCGAATGATGTGGATCTGCCCGAGGCAGTACCCGCCATCGACCTGCAGAGCTGA
- a CDS encoding carbohydrate ABC transporter permease, which translates to MTISIRSRRRPTVGSGGGELGRRRRRIDVLPYVLVTPLTLFIVGLALIPAGFTVVEAFFRIQPLNPPDAFNGLENFRQLFSNTAVKASMGNTAIYVVIGVVLSTVFAIAMAVTLQKKFAGRSVLIAILILPWALPGVVEGIVWGSIWDSNSGLLNSVLSSLHLIDHYMVFLGQHQLLTILAIELVQVWQIAPLSTLLILAALQNIPNDLYEAANLDGSSAWSTFRRITLPLARPGVTIAMVQAIIATLNVFDQPYILNGAASTGASLTMQTYFISFQNLNFGEGYALSLLITAATLIASLIVLKFVYRPVEF; encoded by the coding sequence ATGACTATCAGTATCCGCTCCAGACGGCGTCCCACAGTTGGGTCCGGAGGAGGTGAACTCGGAAGACGCCGACGTCGGATCGATGTGCTGCCATACGTCTTGGTAACACCGCTGACGCTCTTTATTGTCGGGCTGGCGCTGATACCGGCCGGGTTCACGGTGGTTGAGGCGTTCTTCCGTATCCAGCCGCTCAACCCGCCGGACGCTTTTAATGGTTTGGAAAACTTTCGCCAGCTCTTCAGCAACACTGCTGTCAAGGCCAGCATGGGAAACACAGCGATTTACGTCGTCATTGGTGTGGTGTTGTCTACTGTTTTTGCGATTGCCATGGCGGTCACACTACAAAAGAAGTTTGCTGGACGCTCTGTGCTTATCGCCATCCTCATCCTTCCATGGGCGCTTCCGGGCGTCGTCGAAGGCATCGTCTGGGGGAGCATTTGGGACAGTAACTCTGGTCTGCTCAACAGTGTCCTTAGCTCGCTGCACTTGATAGATCATTACATGGTGTTCTTGGGCCAGCATCAATTGCTGACCATTTTGGCCATCGAGTTGGTTCAGGTGTGGCAGATAGCTCCACTGTCGACGCTTCTTATCCTGGCTGCCTTACAGAATATTCCCAATGATCTCTACGAGGCAGCCAATCTAGATGGCAGCTCTGCATGGAGCACCTTTAGAAGGATCACCCTTCCGCTGGCCCGACCGGGTGTCACCATCGCAATGGTCCAGGCGATCATCGCAACCCTGAACGTTTTCGACCAGCCATATATTCTCAATGGTGCCGCCTCCACGGGGGCATCCCTAACGATGCAGACCTATTTCATCAGCTTCCAAAACCTTAACTTCGGAGAGGGCTACGCGCTGTCGCTGCTGATCACGGCGGCCACACTCATAGCGTCACTGATCGTCTTGAAATTCGTCTATCGGCCGGTGGAGTTCTAA